One window of Nymphaea colorata isolate Beijing-Zhang1983 chromosome 11, ASM883128v2, whole genome shotgun sequence genomic DNA carries:
- the LOC126410500 gene encoding uncharacterized protein LOC126410500, translating to MVLSWLLNSLHKSLTSTVVYATNAADVWHELKARFSRSNAPRLYQIQQQIINCKQGQSSISAYYTQIKGRWDEYDSLVTLPTCECGAMRKAHDIQEHDRLIQFLMGLNESYGAIRSQILLIDPIPNTSKAYALLVQEECQRDLHVPLQSDNISAAIVKKQNHDNNRFKSRTRPQCEHCGRLGHIKARCYLLHGFPKKNTSNGQRQQPQANLHSTNDALSIPPSTKSQEQSPPLTPELYHQFMEFINSKTPKVNLAAQSNPVKLPNGSTTPVTHVGPTLDEDDWEG from the exons ATGGTACTTTCTTGGCTGCTGAATTCTCTTCACAAGTCCCTGACTTCAACAGTCGTTTATGCCACAAACGCTGCAGACGTTTGGCATGAATTAAAGGCTAGATTCTCCCGGTCAAATGCTCCACGTCTTTATCAAATCCAACAACAGATTATTAACTGCAAGCAGGGACAATCTTCCATTAGTGCGTATTACACTCAAATCAAGGGCCGTTGGGATGAGTATGATTCGCTTGTCACTCTTCCCACCTGTGAATGTGGAGCCATGAGGAAAGCACATGACATTCAAGAACATGACAGATTAATTCAGTTCTTGATGGGGCTGAATGAGAGCTATGGAGCGATTCGTAGCCAGATCTTACTCATAGATCCTATCCCCAACACGTCCAAAGCTTACGCCCTGCTGGTTCAAGAGGAATGCCAACGTGATCTCCATGTTCCCCTACAATCTGACAACATTTCAGCAGCTATTGTGAAGAAACAGAATCATGACAACAACCGCTTTAAGAGTCGAACCAGACCTCAATGTGAACACTGTGGGCGACTTGGGCATATTAAGGCTCGCTGCTACCTCCTTCACGGTTTTCCCAAGAAGAACACTTCTAATGGCCAACGACAGCAGCCTCAAGCAAACCTTCATTCTACCAATGATGCATTGTCAATTCCTCCATCCACAAAGTCTCAAGAGCAGTCGCCTCCCCTCACACCAGAACTATACCATCAGTTTATGGAATTCATAAATTCCAAAACACCCAAGGTCAACCTGGCAG CTCAATCTAATCCTGTTAAGCTCCCTAATGGTTCCACCACTCCAGTTACCCATGTTG GACCGACGCTCGATGAAGACGATTGGGAAGGGTAG